Genomic window (Chryseobacterium sp. H1D6B):
ACTTAATCCTTTCTTACGCCTGTAATGAGCTAATTTAGAAGTAATCATATACAAAAATAAATAATTAATGATTTAGAAAACAACTGATTACAAATATAACCTTAGAGCTCCGTCAAATTTTTATGAGGTCGGCTGCACCTATACATAAAGACATTGGCAATATAATTTTTTCGTTTTTTTCAATTTGTCAATGTTACATTCAGCGATAATAGTATTTGCTCCTTTTTCAGTCAGTTATTTTACAAACTCTAATCCGATTCCGCTTGTCTCCTTTAATATTATACTTTTTATAATTCCATTGTTATGTCATTGTGTATAAACGATGTATTATAAAGATAGCCGCCTAATTCAATTAAGCAGTTATAGTCATACGCTGTTAATGAAAAATGATCTCTTGTCCGATAATTTCTCAACTACTTTTCTTTCGGACTTAGTTAATCTATATTTATTTCCCGATACAGGAGCTGAAACTCTTTTATATTCAATACCTTAATGAATAAAGGGACAAATCGGGAACTGCTTTGCACAAACCTGCATTAACCTGATCAAAGATACAACATATCAGATATTTAGGAAAAAAAAATGCCAACAAAATTCAAATTTGTTGATTTCAAATCGGCGGAAACTCAGTGTTTCACTAATAATGAAATTATTAACAAATAAAAAATGCTTACATTTAATAAATACCTGATTTACAAATAAATGAACTTTTAAGACGTTTATTAAGCATATGCAACAGCATATAATATAGTATCAATTTTTCTTGATATTTGTCTATCTTTGTACCGTTCGGGATAAAAACCCGACTTGATATGCAAAAAAACATCGAAATCACATTGCTTCCTCACGAGGTAGAGCAAACTGAGCTAATCAACCAAAAACTGGCTGAAGCCTTAAAACTATCCGAATCTAGGATAAAAGGCTTTGAAATCCTGAAAAGATCTATAGATGCCCGTTCTCGAAACGTCATTTTTCGCCTTCAGGTAAAGGTTTTTGTGGATGAAGAAGCCGTTCCGGAAGTTTACACTGTCAATTACCCTAATGTAAGTACGGCAAAACCTGTAATCATTATCGGTGCAGGCCCAGCAGGTTTATTTGCTGCTTTACAGTGTATCGAAAACGGATTAAAACCCATTATTATCGAACGCGGTAAAGATGTAAAGCAACGCCGTAGAGATTTAGCTGCCATAAATAAACAGGGTTTGGTAAATACCGAATCTAATTATTGTTACGGTGAAGGTGGAGCAGGTACTTATTCAGATGGCAAATTATACACCCGGTCCAATAAGCGCGGCGACATTAATAAAGTGCTTCAGGTTTTTGTAAACCATGGCGCAAAGCCAGATATCACGATCGATGCCCGTCCGCATATCGGTACAAACAAACTTCCACATATTATTACTTCCATAAAAAACACTATCTTAAATGCTGGCGGTGAAGTGATGTTCGATAGCCAGATGACCGATATTTTAATCGAGTTTGGTAAAGTAAAAGGAATAGAAGTTAATTTTCAGGACAAGTTATTTGCCGATGATATTATCCTGGCAACAGGCCATTCGGCAAGAGATGTTTACGAATTGTTAAATAAAAAAAATATTCTGATCGAGGCAAAACCTTTTGCTTTAGGGGTAAGGATAGAGCATCCTCAGGAAACTATTGATGCGGCACAATACCATTGCGATATCCGATCAGAATTTTTACCACCGGCCAATTATAGTTTGGTAGAGCAGGTTGGTACCCGTGGCGTATTTTCTTTTTGCATGTGCCCGGGAGGTATTATTGCGCCATGTGCCACAGGTAAAAATGAAATTGTGGTTAACGGTTGGTCGCCATCTAAGCGGAACAACCCTTTTGCCAATTCCGGAACAGTGGTTCAGGTTACCTTAGAGGATATTCAGGGTTACGATCCCCTCAGGATGTTACATTTTCAATCAGAAATCGAAAAGAGAGCCTTCGAGGCTGGTGGTGGTAATTTGGTTGCGCCTGCACAAAGAATGGTCGATTTTGTGAACAATAGATTATCTATCGATCTGCCAAGGAATTCTTATCTTCCAGGTACCAAAAGTTCAATACTTGATAACATTTTACCTGATTTTGTATCAGATAGTTTGCGTGCAGCATTGCCCTTGTTTGGGAAAAAAATTAGAGGTTATTATACTAATGAAGCCATTTTGGTTGGTGTTGAAAGTAGAACATCATCGCCGGTTAGGATCCCAAGGGATAAAGAAACCTATCAGCATCCTCAGGTAAAAGGTTTATATCCCTGTGCAGAAGGTGCCGGTTACGCGGGCGGAATTTTATCAGCCGCAATAGATGGAATTAACTGTGCGAATGCAATATTAAGCGCATCATAACAAACTTTCTATTATACCAATTGTTGTACCCGGGAAATACATAGTTTAACCGGTAGAGGCAGTGTAACAGTCAATTTAATATACTTAAAAAGAATTTTATAAAAATATTTCAGCCAGAAGTTGACACCTGAAATTTCAGCATTGGTGCAGTCACAGGCACTGAAGCAATCTTTTTAGCAAACTATTGGGGAATAAATGGATATATGAACAACAATTCCAGTCATAGTATTACCTTAATTTACATATTCGGAATAGTATCGTTCATAATAAAGAAAGTTAGTTTCATATGACTACTTCTAATTCTGATGAATCCGCAGATATTCTACATTAATAAAAAGATTTAGAAAAGTTTTAGAAAAACAAATTTTAGATAAATTATCAGCATATGCTCCATAAATCAGTTATCAACGTCAACACATTGAAGTTTACTAATCATTGAAATTTTAAATTATAACCTCATCTACGTGATCATCATCTTCAGGTTCTGTATTAGCTCCACTTCCAACGACCTTATGATACCGAACTTCAATGTATTTAATTATTAATTAGTTAATCAAAATGAGGAAGAAATAGGGAACTAAAAGCATCATAACATCCCAAACCATCGCAAAGAAACAACAAATTAGCTCTCTAATTCATCCAGCCTGCACAAAATAAATATAATTAAATTTTTTAACTGCTTATCTTAAAACGGAATATTTTGCCTAAAACAGTCAAAAAGATGCAAAAAATATTAGCCGAAATATTTGGTAAAATCTCTTTTACTTTCCACCAAATATTTCGTCCAAAAAGAGTAACGGTTAATTCGCTTGAATTCAAATTTTATTTACATGAACACCACAGGCTGAAAGTAAGCTTATAAGAGTTCGTAAGAATCGGACAAATATTAGTTATGCCGGACACTTCTAATGCCCGCCGTAACTCATGTATCACATCATAATTTGTATAATCATTTATTATGCTAAGAGCTCCCCCATTCCGAACATGGTTAAGCCTTTTCCAAACTGCACTGCAACAGCTTTATTGATGGTATCAATGTATTTACCCGTTATCGGATCAACAACTGTCCTTAGAGGTCTTTTGCCTTTTTCAGTGTCTATCAATTTTATTATAGCATCAGCAACATCTTGCGGGTTGGTTTTATGGGTCTGGATCAGCTCACCCACTGCAGCCATCATTTTGTCAGGAATCTCTGCAATAGCACCATAACCTTCGAACACAGACTGCTCAGATGCGTACACGGTCTTTTGTGACATTTCAGTCGGAAATGCTCCAGGCTCCAGGATTGCCACGTCTATTCCCAAACGTTTAACTTCGTAATGCAAACCTTCACTCAGTCCTTCTAAACCGAACTTCGAGGCGGCATAAACTGTCGCGAAAGGGAATGAAATTCTTCCAAATCCGCTGGTTACATTAATGATCAGTCCTTCCTGCTGTTTACGCATGGCCGGCAGCACCTGCTTAATGAATCTCCAGGGCGCAAAAACATTAACATCAAACATGGCCCGTACATCTCCTGTTGTAAAACTCTCAGCCACTCCATGCATTGAAAATCCTGCATTATTAACCAGTACATCAATGGAGCCTTCTTTGGAAATAATAGTTTTTACAGCCTGTTCAACGCTTCTATCATCGGTAAGCGTAACATCAAGAACAGTCACGTTTTCAACCGCTGAAAGTGCCTGTGCTTTATCTGCATTTTTACCCTCCGTATCTCTCATCGTTGCGTAAACCTTGTGGCCTAATACTGCAACACTATGCGCGGCCAGCCAACCAAAACCACTATTTGTTCCCGTAATTAATACGATTTTTTTGCTCATCTTTTTATTGTTTAAATGATTCATGCAAAGGTTGGGCAAGTGAACCAGATAACATTTACCATTTGGTAAAAAGCATCATCAGCGGATATTTTTCCTTATTCTGCTTAGGGACTGCTGAGTAATACCAAGGTAAGATGCCACATACGAAAGAGGGACACGATTGACAAGTCCAGGAAACTGGTCAAGAAATGAAAGATAGCGGGTCGTTGCATCTTCTGATACCAAAGGACTTCTTCTTTCTATCGCTTTCAGGAGACAATTTTTGACAATGAGATTCTCTATCTCTTTCCAGCCGACAATAGTATTTCCGATCTCATCCCAGTTCTTCTTTGAAAAGACCAGCAGCTGGCAGTCTGTTACAGCCTGTATATAATCCGAGGCAGCCATTTGTATTTCAAATTTTTGCTGGTCAGAAACGAAATTATTTTCCTCAACAAAAGAATGCGTAATCTCTTCGCTTTTATTGTTATAATAACAGAATCTGGTTACTCCTTTAAGAAGAAAACCTACAAACCGCGGGATTTTACCAGCCTCCGAAAAGTATTCCTCTTTACGTAACTCCAACGTTTCTGCCTTGCTCAGGATAAATTCAATCTGTTGAGTATTTAAATTGCCGGATTGCAGTATATAATTGACAAATTCTTCCATTTTACAAATTTCAGCTTTATGGACGAAAACCTCTTTACCAAATGGTAAAAAATATCTTTTCCCGCACATTAACATGATATATTATTATGGCATCCCGGGCTTTCCTCTGTATCTTAAAAACACCTCAATTTCGGTGATGGCATCCGTGGATGAAAACCAGTGCCCGCTTTTAGCGGAACCCGCAATTTGAGTAAAAAGTGCTTACTGGATATGCAAATAAAATTTTGATTTCGAGTTTGAACTTGCAACTATTTTTGTGAGAATATCTACATACTCTCTATAAAGTCATAAAAAAGAGAATATTCTTGTCTTGTAATCACATTGCGGGTACAGCTCCGATTTGTGTCAGTAACCCGAGCATATCTGGTTGTCCTACTTCTTCTATGATTTGGTTGTCAGACAAACGGTAAAAATTCATTGCGCTGACTGCAATCGGTTTCCCGGTCGCAGGTACACCAAAAAAAGTTCCTTTATGGGTTCCCTTCATTATAAACCTAACCGCTGCTTTATCATTCTCAGCGATCATTTCTTCAATACTCCACTGAATATCCGGAAAACCGCTGCGCATCATTCCGATAATCAATAAATAACCTTTAGGACCTTGCAATGGGTCAGACTGAAAAGGCACGTGAAACTTCGCTGCAGGACTTATTAACTGTTGTGCCAAATCTTCGTCAGCAGTATTGATGAACTGTAAAAATTGATTAAAGAATTCTTTTGTTGTTTCCATTTCTATTTTTTGAGCTTGTGATATCGATTTATTTTACATTGCAAAGATGGCTCACAATTGTATTTCCAGCCAATAAACAATCTTAAGAAATAGTCTTAACATAGTTTAAGGTTACATATTATTTTAATGATATATCTTTTCTGATCTTGCTGAGAAATTCAGGTGTGATGCCCAAATATGAAGCAATCTGAGTATTGGGTAATCTTGAAGCTAACTCGGTATATTGTTCCAGAAAATCCAAATACCGTTGCTCTGCATTTGAACTGAAATTTTGTAACAGGCGGTTTTGAAGCTCAATAAACTTTTCCTCCACGATCACCCGAAAGTTTCTGTCAAATTTTGGTGAATTCAAAAAAAAATAAAGCAGATCCTGCTTTTCAATTTGCAGAATGGTCGAAGGTTCAATTGCCTCGATAAAAAGTTTGCTTGGTTTTTCTGAATAGAAACTTCCCAGGTCAGCAACCCAATCCTTTTCTGCTGCAAACCTCAGATTATGTTCTGTACCTTTTTCATCGATGCCATACATTTTAAAGCAGCCCTTCTCAACAAACGTATAATGTCTGCATACAAAGCCTTCCTGCAAGATCATTTGTCTCCGTTTTATTTTTCTAGGTGTCACTCTTTCGGCAAGCAAATTGATCTCTTCGGAATTCAGGGGAAGGTACTTTTTAAAATAATCGATTAATGGCTGTATCATCAAATTTTTAATATTGGTCAAGATAAGTATTTATATAAATTATCATTTTAACTTTTGGGTGTCTCAATGAAAGTCTGGTTATTATTCGTTAAGAAATAATGAATCTTACCATACTGATTTTCTCACCAATTGATCCTTTTAAAGTAGTTCCAGTAGATAACCAGGCCGACTTTGTTAATATCTATGTACAGAGCAGGCAAAGAATCTGCCGTTGTCCAGATATTCAGCCAAAATCCTCCCATACTTAAAAAACAAATTTGCCCTACCATTTAACGAAATCAAATCATTTATTATCAAAGATGATATCCTTGCGGGAAGCTGCAACCGTAATTTTATTATGCATCATGAGAAACTTATCCATGATATGGGTGGGCAAACACGCATTGTGGAAATCCTGTAATAGTAAGCCTCGCATTAACCACTAAAAATGGGAAAAAGCTTTTATTATTCTACTCTATCTAGTTCAAGAATCGTTGTGGATCCATCAATATTCTGGTATTCTAATTTTACAAAACCATAAACAGGATTGAAATATGAAAGTAATTTTGTTCCGCCAATTCTACTGCTTGCTTTAGCATCTATTATAAAACAGTCTAAATTTCCCAGCTTAGATGATATATTTTTTCTATCCACAATCTCATAGGTGTACACATTTTCAATTTCACCCTTCCATTCAAGCCATCTTTTATCGGACCAATTTTCTCCAATTTTCAATTTCCATTTCCATTGGTTACCTATCTTTAAAGGTGCCTTGACGTATGGAAAAGGATTGAGTTCTAAAATTTCAAAAAAATTACCTCTCGGTGGGTGAATCCAAACATTATTCTCATTCTCAATAGCCCCTGTTGTTTCCATATTTAATTGGTCTCCGTTCTTCATCAAATATTCATAACTGATCGAAGTCTGATTATATTCGGGAATATTTGAGAATGGATTACCTGAATTTACTTGTAAAACGATTCTGTCAACTGTTTCCTTATCCTGTTTTTGAACATCAATAAATTCCCAATCAGCTATTGTATAACCTTCTGGTTGTAAAATATCTTTTCCTTTTTTTATTAAGAATTTATCCCCTTTTGAATTTTGGTAGTAATAGGAAAATATGAATTTCTTTCCGGCAATGTAGACGATATTATTTGAATTAACATTTTCATCATATGTTTTACCAGGATTAATCTTTTCACCGATAATTCCATCTTCATCAATAACGTATTTATCTGACAAAGTTTGAGAAATGCCAAAAACAGGGAACAATATAAAACTGAGGTATTGGATCGTTTTCATTTTATGATTTATTAATTTTTAAAAAATTTTGGCAACAATATACTTGAATGTACCAAACTGCAAATCCTTAAATAATATTTGGCTTATGATTAGTTTCATTGCCAATTATAAATAATAAAATTTTATGCTTTGTTTAAAAGTATGATCCGGCACATTCAAGTATATTATTAGCTTTAAGTGTTCTAAAATTGCTCTCTGCCTTTTTTGTGATGCTACTAAAAATTCTCCTAATTTGTTAAAAGTTATTTTTGGCTCTTTTATTGTTTTAACTGCCATGTTTCTATTGTTTAAATGGTTAAGTTGACAAAATACAAAAAAAAGTAAATTTAATTACGGAAAACAGTAATCAATTTGGTACATTCAAATATATAGATATCTAAAATTATATGAAAAGTTTGATTTTGTTATGAGAAGGAAAATTAGTTTCTGGAATTTCACCAAAACAGAATGACAAACAAACCATCTTTAGTTATTATTGTCTTAACAGTCCCTGCTGGAAAAGATGCTCAACTACTTTTTTAAGATATCAAGATTAAGCCGTGTTTCTTCAAGTTCCTTTTGAAGCCTAAGTAACTCTAATTTTTATAGAATCGGAGGGAATTTCTCTCCCTTTGTAAGCCTGCCTTTTTTTGAAGCTTTCTACTATATTTGGTCAACACCTATATTTTCGGGTTTATGCAAGAACAAAATTTGTATTTTTAACGTATCCGTTATAGGGTAAATAAATTCTAAAAGATGGCATCGATCCCCCCAATTAAAACCTATCATTTTCTGCCTTTCAAATATGGTTCAGAGCTGTTGTTGGATATCGGACGTATTGAGACGTTGAAAAATTATGTTTTAAACAGCACATTGCATCAACTTAGTTTTTATGAAATTATTTTCATCACAGAAGGATCCGGAACATTGGCACTGGATGAGGATAAAGTGTCAATTCACCCGCAAACCATCATTTTCACCAGCCCCGGGCAGGTTCGCCGTTGGGAAATTGAACAGCAGGTAAAAGGCTACACGCTGTTCTTTGAAAAAGATTTTCTCCACCTCTTTTTTTCGGATGAGCTTTTTCTGTACCGTTTTCAATACTTTCATCAGTATTCGCACCCCGCTGAAATGCATATTGATGAAACATCATTCAGGAAATGCCTGCAGCTTGTACAGGAAATAGAACACGAGTTCGGACAGATCCAGAATGACAGCAATCATATGATCAGGTCAATTCTATACCAGCTGCTTATCATACTCAACCGCTACTATGCCGGTGCGTACCATGTCCAGCCGGATACGTATGTCCATGCGGATTTCTATCGATTCCGGTCGCTGCTGGAAAATAGATTCTTACAGGACCAGACCGTAGAAGCCTACACCAGAATGCTTAACATAAGTCCCGGTTTCCTTAATAAGATCTGCAGGCAGTTCAGTGGATTGTCAGCACAGCAGATGATCCATCACAAGCTGGTTTCAGAAATAAAGAAACAGCTGCATCAGAATAAATCCGTAAAAGAGATCTGCTATGAACTGGGATTCTCTGACCCTTCCAATTTCAACCGTTTCTTTAAAAAAATTACCCATATCACGCCCCAGCAATACCGAAAGAGTATAAAATGACAACTTTAAAGATAAAATGACCTTTTTGCAGGGTATGAATATTTCTAATTTTACAAAAAAAATAGAATATGATAAAATCTGCAACACTCGCTCTTTTATTCTTCTTCACTAGCTTGCTTTGGGTCAAGGCAGAGCAGTTATATGTTGATCCCCGGACCGGCAATGATGCCAATTCTGGAACAAAGACCCAGCCGTTAAAGAACCTGTCAGAGGCGGCCAGGCGCGTTAACCTGGACAAAGAACAGGGAGAAACAACGATCATTCTTTCAGAAGGGATTCATATTTTAACTCAGACTGTATTATTTAACAACGATAAATACAGCGTTACCAACCGTCTTGTCATCCGCGCGGAAGTGATGCCGGATGATGCAGGCTGGACACCCAATAAAATGCCGGTCATCATAACAGCTGTACCCCTTGAGCCCGGTATAGGCGGTGAAGAAGCAAAAGGGATACAGCCCGAGCTAAGCCACGTGACCATTGAAGGCCTGCGGTTCACCGGCAGTCCGGATTATACGTATCTCAATGATACTAATTTGCGCCGCTCCTACCCTATATGGCGTGATGGAAAAAAACTGGATGACCTGCTGGTGGCCCAATGCATGTTCGCCGGGAATGTAGATGTACTGCCATTACACGTCGGCGTCATAGCCAATGGCTATGGTCTGGTGATTGATCATTGTGTTTTTTTCAACTGTAAAATCCCTGTTGTCTTCTGGAAAAATGATGGAAGCACGGGAAGCCGCAGTGCTATGAGACATTCGCTGGTCTATGGCGGTTACTTCTGCGGTGTCTGGACCACACAGGGGACCAATGGCGATGATTTCGACTTTCATCATAACATCATTGCCAATACAAGTACCATATGGATAAGGGAAAAAGGAAGTAAAAAAAGTTATAAAGCATCTGATTGCATTTTCGTCAATTATAATAAACTGGCAGGATACGGAAACGGCCCGTTAAGCGACAGTGATGCCACCTCAACAGATTTTCTGGAAATGAGAAACGTACAGACCACCGGAAACATTGTCATTGAAAAAGACCAGAGCAAACGCAATTACCTGCAATTGACGGAAGGTTCGATAGGTTCAAAATTAAATGCGGGACTATTTAAAAAATGAGCTCTATAAAAAGTTCCTCAACCTATGTGTATTAAATCATATGAAAAATATAAGAATAATTTGGTTTCTCTTTCTTTTTGCCGCAGAAAGTGCATACAGCCAAAAAATAAATTTAGACGGCAGCAATCTTCTGCCCAATAAGGTCAATATGCAAATAGATAATTCAAAAGGTGAAAGTATCGTAAAGGTCGTAAAAGATCCTGCCGTGAAGGAAGCGGACGAACCTACATTTGTACGAATCAATAACACTGATTTTAAAAATGGTATTATCGAGGTAGAAGTTCTAAGCCGGCTTCTCCCTACTGCTTCTCGGACAGACCGCGGTTTTATCGGATTGGCATTCAGGATCAATGAAACCAATTCCAGATTTGAAGTTTTGTACATACGTCCTACGAATGGCAGGGCTGAAGATCAGGTAAGACGCAACCATTCTATTCAATACTTTTCTTTTCCTGATTATAAATATGATCGTTTAAGAAAGGAGGAGCCAGAAAAGTATGAGTCTTATGCTGATATGGGTCTGAATGAATGGATCAAGATGAAAATTGAGATTAAAGGCA
Coding sequences:
- a CDS encoding FAD-dependent protein yields the protein MQKNIEITLLPHEVEQTELINQKLAEALKLSESRIKGFEILKRSIDARSRNVIFRLQVKVFVDEEAVPEVYTVNYPNVSTAKPVIIIGAGPAGLFAALQCIENGLKPIIIERGKDVKQRRRDLAAINKQGLVNTESNYCYGEGGAGTYSDGKLYTRSNKRGDINKVLQVFVNHGAKPDITIDARPHIGTNKLPHIITSIKNTILNAGGEVMFDSQMTDILIEFGKVKGIEVNFQDKLFADDIILATGHSARDVYELLNKKNILIEAKPFALGVRIEHPQETIDAAQYHCDIRSEFLPPANYSLVEQVGTRGVFSFCMCPGGIIAPCATGKNEIVVNGWSPSKRNNPFANSGTVVQVTLEDIQGYDPLRMLHFQSEIEKRAFEAGGGNLVAPAQRMVDFVNNRLSIDLPRNSYLPGTKSSILDNILPDFVSDSLRAALPLFGKKIRGYYTNEAILVGVESRTSSPVRIPRDKETYQHPQVKGLYPCAEGAGYAGGILSAAIDGINCANAILSAS
- a CDS encoding ester cyclase, translated to METTKEFFNQFLQFINTADEDLAQQLISPAAKFHVPFQSDPLQGPKGYLLIIGMMRSGFPDIQWSIEEMIAENDKAAVRFIMKGTHKGTFFGVPATGKPIAVSAMNFYRLSDNQIIEEVGQPDMLGLLTQIGAVPAM
- a CDS encoding Crp/Fnr family transcriptional regulator, whose product is MEEFVNYILQSGNLNTQQIEFILSKAETLELRKEEYFSEAGKIPRFVGFLLKGVTRFCYYNNKSEEITHSFVEENNFVSDQQKFEIQMAASDYIQAVTDCQLLVFSKKNWDEIGNTIVGWKEIENLIVKNCLLKAIERRSPLVSEDATTRYLSFLDQFPGLVNRVPLSYVASYLGITQQSLSRIRKNIR
- a CDS encoding helix-turn-helix transcriptional regulator encodes the protein MASIPPIKTYHFLPFKYGSELLLDIGRIETLKNYVLNSTLHQLSFYEIIFITEGSGTLALDEDKVSIHPQTIIFTSPGQVRRWEIEQQVKGYTLFFEKDFLHLFFSDELFLYRFQYFHQYSHPAEMHIDETSFRKCLQLVQEIEHEFGQIQNDSNHMIRSILYQLLIILNRYYAGAYHVQPDTYVHADFYRFRSLLENRFLQDQTVEAYTRMLNISPGFLNKICRQFSGLSAQQMIHHKLVSEIKKQLHQNKSVKEICYELGFSDPSNFNRFFKKITHITPQQYRKSIK
- a CDS encoding SDR family oxidoreductase; this encodes MSKKIVLITGTNSGFGWLAAHSVAVLGHKVYATMRDTEGKNADKAQALSAVENVTVLDVTLTDDRSVEQAVKTIISKEGSIDVLVNNAGFSMHGVAESFTTGDVRAMFDVNVFAPWRFIKQVLPAMRKQQEGLIINVTSGFGRISFPFATVYAASKFGLEGLSEGLHYEVKRLGIDVAILEPGAFPTEMSQKTVYASEQSVFEGYGAIAEIPDKMMAAVGELIQTHKTNPQDVADAIIKLIDTEKGKRPLRTVVDPITGKYIDTINKAVAVQFGKGLTMFGMGELLA
- a CDS encoding Crp/Fnr family transcriptional regulator; amino-acid sequence: MIQPLIDYFKKYLPLNSEEINLLAERVTPRKIKRRQMILQEGFVCRHYTFVEKGCFKMYGIDEKGTEHNLRFAAEKDWVADLGSFYSEKPSKLFIEAIEPSTILQIEKQDLLYFFLNSPKFDRNFRVIVEEKFIELQNRLLQNFSSNAEQRYLDFLEQYTELASRLPNTQIASYLGITPEFLSKIRKDISLK
- a CDS encoding family 16 glycoside hydrolase, which translates into the protein MKNIRIIWFLFLFAAESAYSQKINLDGSNLLPNKVNMQIDNSKGESIVKVVKDPAVKEADEPTFVRINNTDFKNGIIEVEVLSRLLPTASRTDRGFIGLAFRINETNSRFEVLYIRPTNGRAEDQVRRNHSIQYFSFPDYKYDRLRKEEPEKYESYADMGLNEWIKMKIEIKGSQAKLFLNNNKQPSLIVNDLKQGADSSGAVGLFVDVGTEGYFRNLKITPSN